In a single window of the Shumkonia mesophila genome:
- the dctP gene encoding TRAP transporter substrate-binding protein DctP, with protein sequence MPSFKTCMKLSRRTMVLATGAAALFAWNVGGASAADITLKYSDHDPLGGMRTNFVKNVWLAEIEKQSGGKVKIQDFWGGALMSSKEAMKGVGGGVSDMGFIFPGHYPGELPGHSIFNLFPRGPNKFADMIWLYRKAYEEVPEIKAELTKVGVMPMMITAGLPGAFVATKPLKTLADIKGDKWRAGGKWQLRFLENAGAVPVSVPWDDVYMALQTGTIVGCFTNYDGLNLMKFDEVGKNVMISKQLWYATPFVHLMNIKKFESLPKDVQQTILKASEVAEQKFAAVYDAAFDAIKAKELAAGYKVTEMSTDDVVRWENAEKLAKLQADWVAESEKAGMKNAAQAMEKVRALHQQAMNR encoded by the coding sequence ATGCCTAGCTTCAAGACCTGCATGAAACTTTCACGCCGGACCATGGTCCTGGCAACGGGCGCTGCGGCCCTGTTCGCCTGGAACGTGGGCGGCGCCAGTGCCGCGGACATCACGCTCAAGTATTCCGACCACGATCCGCTCGGCGGCATGCGGACCAATTTCGTCAAGAACGTGTGGCTGGCCGAAATCGAGAAACAGAGCGGCGGCAAGGTGAAGATCCAGGACTTCTGGGGCGGCGCCCTGATGAGTTCGAAGGAGGCCATGAAAGGCGTCGGTGGTGGCGTCTCCGACATGGGCTTCATTTTCCCCGGGCACTATCCGGGGGAACTGCCGGGGCATTCCATCTTCAACCTGTTCCCGCGCGGTCCGAACAAGTTCGCCGACATGATCTGGCTCTATCGCAAGGCCTACGAGGAAGTTCCGGAAATCAAGGCGGAACTGACCAAGGTCGGCGTCATGCCGATGATGATCACGGCCGGCCTGCCGGGCGCCTTCGTCGCCACCAAGCCGCTCAAGACCCTGGCCGACATCAAGGGCGACAAGTGGCGCGCCGGCGGCAAGTGGCAGTTGCGCTTCCTCGAGAACGCCGGGGCCGTCCCGGTCTCCGTGCCGTGGGACGACGTGTACATGGCGTTGCAGACCGGCACCATCGTCGGCTGCTTCACCAACTATGACGGCCTGAACCTCATGAAGTTCGACGAGGTGGGCAAAAACGTCATGATCTCCAAGCAACTGTGGTACGCCACGCCGTTCGTCCACCTGATGAACATCAAAAAGTTCGAAAGTCTTCCCAAGGATGTGCAGCAGACCATCCTGAAGGCCTCCGAGGTTGCCGAGCAGAAGTTCGCCGCCGTCTATGATGCCGCCTTCGACGCTATCAAGGCGAAGGAGTTGGCTGCCGGCTACAAGGTGACCGAAATGTCGACGGACGACGTCGTCCGTTGGGAGAACGCCGAAAAGCTGGCGAAGCTCCAGGCCGACTGGGTTGCCGAGTCGGAAAAGGCCGGCATGAAGAACGCTGCCCAGGCGATGGAGAAAGTCCGCGCCTTGCATCAGCAGGCGATGAACCGCTAG
- a CDS encoding LysR family transcriptional regulator, translated as MNLRQLEIFRAVMQTGTTSGAAHILGISQPAVSNMIRHMEAQSGIKLFNRYKGRLWPTEEAGILNHDVESIFVMFRSVTQKVQDLRESRVGSIKIVSVPSLAQSVLLSAMRSFLADRPNVSVSLDLERMEGVINRVDHNLADFGMTLAFSGYPSVEAKPMHLGCMVCIMPADHPLTACETVRAADIRRHSFITMERGTPLGNIIANAFTSAGEDFSWVVETRYSNMAYSLVETGLGVALIDEYYARSHASERVVIRPFVPTIPLTVYVLFSRLRPLPSLAKAMIHEIENAFLDLSTLAPDKPRPTKEAAIVLG; from the coding sequence ATGAATCTACGTCAGCTCGAAATCTTCCGCGCCGTCATGCAGACCGGCACGACCAGCGGTGCCGCCCACATCCTCGGCATCTCCCAGCCCGCCGTCAGCAACATGATCCGGCACATGGAGGCGCAGTCGGGCATCAAGCTGTTCAACCGCTATAAGGGGCGTTTGTGGCCGACGGAGGAGGCGGGCATCCTCAACCACGACGTCGAGTCGATCTTCGTCATGTTCCGCTCCGTCACCCAGAAGGTCCAGGATCTCCGCGAATCCCGGGTCGGTTCGATCAAGATCGTGTCGGTGCCGAGTCTCGCCCAATCGGTCCTTCTCAGCGCCATGCGGTCGTTTCTGGCGGATCGCCCCAATGTCAGCGTTTCGCTGGACCTGGAGCGGATGGAAGGGGTGATCAACCGGGTCGATCACAACCTCGCCGACTTCGGCATGACGCTCGCCTTTTCCGGTTACCCGTCGGTCGAAGCCAAGCCGATGCATCTGGGATGCATGGTCTGCATCATGCCGGCCGATCATCCGCTGACCGCTTGCGAAACCGTGCGCGCCGCGGACATCCGCCGGCATTCCTTCATCACCATGGAACGCGGCACGCCGCTCGGCAACATCATCGCCAATGCCTTCACCTCGGCCGGTGAGGACTTCTCCTGGGTGGTCGAGACCCGCTACAGCAACATGGCCTATTCGCTGGTCGAAACCGGGCTCGGCGTCGCCCTGATCGACGAATACTACGCGCGTTCGCACGCCAGCGAGCGCGTCGTCATCCGGCCTTTCGTGCCCACCATCCCGCTGACCGTCTACGTGCTGTTTTCCCGCCTGCGGCCGCTGCCCAGCCTGGCCAAGGCGATGATCCACGAAATCGAGAACGCCTTTCTCGACCTGTCCACCCTGGCTCCCGACAAGCCCCGACCGACAAAGGAAGCGGCTATCGTCCTGGGGTAA
- a CDS encoding Zn-dependent hydrolase, translated as MPPRINAERLWQRLEALAGITDPAIPFTRRSFSALHADGRAQLRNWFEEAGLAVGLDTAANLIGRRAGREAGLRPLMMGSHSDTVPNGGRFDGIAGVLTALEAAHCLTDAGHALRHPLEVVDFLAEEPSTYGMSCVGSRILGGRLGRDGLTLTNSEGETLADGIRRMGGDPDRLEDAVRAAGSVAAYVELHIEQGPVLENGGIAVGVVTGIVGITRYAVTVEGRADHAGNTPMDMRQDALTAAARLVLKAEEEAWALNHSTGFFVGTVGQLAVEPNAANVVPGRVRLTVEFRSGSDAARQSFVASLKRFADEVAAKTGVRIAFERLSDAAPAVCSDIVRDAIRDACATTGVACIDMASGAGHDAMHVANAGPMGMIFIPCRGGRSHCPEEWVEPKDLAAGAAVLLETVLALDSRLD; from the coding sequence ATGCCGCCTAGGATCAACGCCGAGCGCCTCTGGCAACGGCTGGAGGCGCTGGCCGGCATCACCGATCCGGCCATTCCGTTCACCCGCCGCTCGTTCTCGGCGCTGCATGCCGACGGCCGGGCCCAGTTGCGAAACTGGTTCGAGGAGGCCGGTCTGGCGGTCGGCCTCGATACCGCGGCCAACCTGATCGGCCGACGGGCGGGACGGGAGGCCGGCTTGCGCCCGCTGATGATGGGATCGCATTCCGACACCGTGCCCAATGGCGGACGTTTCGACGGCATCGCCGGCGTTCTGACGGCGCTGGAAGCCGCCCACTGCCTGACCGATGCCGGCCACGCCCTGCGCCACCCCCTGGAAGTCGTCGACTTCCTTGCCGAGGAGCCCAGCACATACGGCATGTCGTGCGTCGGCAGCCGCATCCTGGGCGGCCGCCTGGGCCGTGACGGACTGACCCTGACCAACTCCGAGGGCGAGACCTTGGCCGACGGCATTCGCCGGATGGGTGGCGATCCCGACCGGCTGGAGGACGCGGTGCGCGCGGCCGGCAGCGTCGCCGCCTACGTGGAACTGCACATCGAGCAGGGACCGGTTCTGGAAAACGGCGGTATCGCCGTCGGTGTCGTCACCGGCATCGTCGGCATCACCCGCTATGCCGTCACCGTCGAGGGGCGCGCCGATCACGCCGGCAACACGCCGATGGACATGCGTCAGGACGCGCTCACCGCCGCCGCCCGGCTGGTTCTCAAGGCGGAGGAGGAGGCGTGGGCCCTGAACCACTCGACGGGTTTCTTCGTCGGCACTGTCGGCCAACTGGCGGTGGAACCCAACGCCGCCAACGTGGTGCCGGGGCGGGTGCGCCTGACCGTCGAATTCCGCAGCGGCTCCGACGCCGCCCGCCAATCCTTCGTCGCCTCCCTGAAACGCTTTGCCGATGAGGTGGCCGCCAAGACCGGCGTGCGGATCGCCTTCGAGCGCCTCAGCGACGCCGCCCCGGCCGTCTGTTCGGATATCGTGCGCGACGCCATCCGCGACGCCTGCGCGACAACCGGGGTTGCCTGCATCGACATGGCCAGCGGCGCCGGGCACGACGCCATGCACGTGGCCAACGCCGGGCCGATGGGCATGATCTTCATCCCCTGCCGCGGCGGCCGCAGCCATTGCCCGGAGGAGTGGGTGGAACCCAAGGACCTGGCGGCCGGGGCCGCCGTTCTGCTGGAAACCGTTCTAGCCCTCGATTCCCGTCTCGACTGA
- a CDS encoding TRAP transporter small permease subunit, producing the protein MAGFTGWLMVVMMLLLIADVVSRGVGKPLQGMAEMSVFVMMIVVYLGFARCEEKGEHVSLEFALNAMPLRARLLMMAASQLIAVITIGLLFYAVVTDAWSSFLTGTAIEGTFEIPLWPTKFIMVIGMVFFVLQGIVNMGNAIRRFRQNDASPQAHGADFM; encoded by the coding sequence TTGGCCGGCTTCACCGGCTGGCTGATGGTGGTGATGATGCTGTTGCTGATCGCCGACGTCGTTTCGCGCGGCGTAGGCAAGCCTCTTCAGGGCATGGCGGAGATGTCGGTCTTCGTGATGATGATCGTCGTCTACCTCGGCTTCGCGCGCTGCGAAGAGAAAGGGGAGCATGTGTCCCTGGAATTTGCCCTCAACGCGATGCCGCTCCGGGCGCGACTCTTGATGATGGCGGCAAGCCAACTGATCGCGGTCATCACGATCGGTCTGTTGTTCTATGCCGTCGTCACCGATGCGTGGTCATCGTTCCTGACCGGGACCGCAATCGAAGGCACTTTCGAAATCCCGCTGTGGCCGACCAAGTTCATCATGGTCATCGGCATGGTTTTCTTCGTGCTCCAGGGAATCGTCAATATGGGCAATGCGATCCGTCGTTTCAGGCAAAACGATGCCTCGCCGCAGGCCCATGGCGCCGACTTCATGTAA
- a CDS encoding maleate cis-trans isomerase family protein translates to MAPRKKTAKSQPLGISPEQVAGTTMKAVQMYSPYGYRAKIGLIVPSTNTVNEPEFYYMAPRGVSIHTARIKLLGKATTESYLAMGAETERAASELGTAEVDVIAWGCTSGSVIIPRQKLEASIVKAAGVPAVTTFGSVLAALKAFGAKRISLGTPYVDFVNEEEVRLLEESGFKVSAWYGLRLGETQEERRGIGRVPPESLFRLAHHIDRPDAEVIFLSCTNLATIEMIDELEAALGKPVITSNQATFWHALRTAGLNDRLEGFGRLLREF, encoded by the coding sequence ATGGCCCCAAGGAAGAAGACCGCCAAGTCGCAACCGCTGGGCATTTCGCCCGAACAGGTCGCCGGCACCACCATGAAGGCGGTGCAGATGTACAGCCCCTACGGCTATCGTGCCAAGATCGGCTTGATCGTGCCTTCCACCAACACGGTGAACGAGCCGGAATTCTACTACATGGCGCCGCGCGGGGTGTCGATCCACACGGCGCGCATCAAGCTGCTTGGCAAGGCGACCACCGAATCCTACCTGGCGATGGGCGCCGAGACCGAGCGCGCGGCCAGCGAGCTGGGCACCGCCGAGGTCGACGTCATTGCCTGGGGCTGCACCTCGGGCTCGGTGATCATCCCGCGCCAAAAGCTGGAGGCCAGCATCGTCAAGGCGGCCGGCGTTCCCGCCGTCACCACCTTCGGCTCGGTCCTGGCCGCGCTCAAGGCATTCGGGGCCAAGCGGATTTCGCTGGGCACGCCCTACGTCGACTTCGTCAACGAAGAGGAAGTGCGATTGCTGGAGGAGTCCGGGTTCAAGGTGTCGGCATGGTACGGCCTGCGCCTCGGCGAGACGCAGGAGGAGCGCCGCGGCATCGGCCGCGTGCCCCCCGAATCCCTGTTCCGGCTGGCCCATCACATCGACCGCCCGGATGCCGAGGTCATCTTCCTGAGCTGCACCAACTTGGCCACCATCGAGATGATCGATGAGCTGGAAGCCGCCCTCGGCAAGCCGGTGATCACCAGCAACCAAGCGACCTTCTGGCACGCGCTGCGTACCGCCGGCCTGAATGACCGCCTGGAAGGTTTCGGCCGCCTGCTCAGGGAGTTCTAG
- a CDS encoding HpcH/HpaI aldolase family protein, with protein MIKSNPVKALLKAGKPAFGTWITLCPHPRVVKIFAAAGFDFVIIEMEHTDFNMQTVASLVMLAREAGLVPIVRTPGTIKPHDLTRPLDAGAQGLLLPAIDTPEQIDAIIQATKYYPLGNRPMNLRGPHTDYTVAKPEAIIAHLNSQTLSVVMIESQIGIDNLDAICKVEGVDAVMVGPDDLSQDLGVPGQLTHPKVAEAVDRIFATCKANGVAYGMSCHNAEMAEKLVARGCTWLPYSNDAAMVFNAATGIVPQLMKIGGRA; from the coding sequence ATGATCAAAAGCAACCCCGTCAAAGCCCTGCTGAAAGCCGGCAAGCCGGCGTTCGGCACCTGGATCACGCTGTGCCCGCATCCCCGGGTGGTCAAGATCTTCGCGGCCGCCGGCTTCGATTTCGTGATCATCGAGATGGAGCATACCGACTTCAACATGCAGACGGTGGCCTCGCTCGTCATGCTGGCCCGCGAGGCCGGGCTGGTGCCGATCGTGCGCACGCCGGGGACCATCAAGCCGCACGACCTGACCCGTCCACTGGACGCCGGCGCCCAGGGCCTGCTGCTGCCCGCCATCGACACCCCCGAGCAGATCGACGCCATCATCCAGGCGACCAAGTACTACCCGCTCGGCAACCGGCCGATGAACCTGCGCGGCCCGCATACCGACTACACGGTCGCCAAGCCCGAGGCCATCATCGCCCACCTCAATTCCCAGACGCTCTCCGTCGTCATGATCGAAAGCCAGATCGGCATCGACAACCTGGATGCCATCTGCAAGGTTGAGGGCGTCGACGCCGTCATGGTCGGCCCCGACGACCTGTCGCAGGACCTGGGCGTGCCAGGCCAATTGACCCATCCCAAGGTGGCCGAGGCGGTAGATCGCATCTTCGCCACCTGCAAGGCCAACGGCGTCGCCTACGGCATGAGCTGTCATAACGCCGAGATGGCGGAAAAGCTGGTGGCCCGGGGCTGCACGTGGCTGCCCTACTCCAACGATGCCGCCATGGTGTTCAATGCCGCCACCGGCATCGTGCCGCAACTGATGAAGATCGGAGGGCGCGCCTGA
- a CDS encoding dihydroorotase yields the protein MAGFDLVVKGKLVLPDRVIDDGYLAVSNGRIAKIGTGTPPNAKETVDASGKFVLPGAIDGQVHAGSQKPPEGILRSTRAAAAGGVTTIIDMPYDGAGPVVDAESFRAKVAVVEKEAMVDVGLFGTIRKENGVKDIPGMIEAGACAFKFSTYESDPNRFPRIKPIDMLAAFQALAPTGIGGGVHNENQEMVDFLIQKLQAEGKTGPEAHGMSRPPIAEALAMAEIYELGAEAGSRVHVVHCSIPRGIEITESYKKRGVKATVEVCVHYLMLDEDDVKRVGAFGKINPPIRSREMVEAMWGHVAAGHIDFVSTDHSPWPVEVKSNPNIFKNASGAPGLETLIPALFTGCEQHGLPVTTVAKLIAEGPAKYFLLYPKKGVLREGSDADFAIVEPGRFKFDARNTVTIVDWSPFDGKEFTCRVAATYLRGRKVWDGKAVLSEPGYGKFLRPLRGADAA from the coding sequence ATGGCCGGTTTCGATTTGGTCGTTAAGGGAAAGCTTGTTCTTCCGGATCGCGTGATCGACGATGGCTATCTGGCCGTCAGCAATGGGCGCATCGCCAAGATCGGGACCGGCACGCCGCCCAATGCGAAGGAAACCGTCGACGCGTCGGGCAAGTTCGTGCTGCCGGGCGCCATCGACGGGCAGGTCCACGCCGGCAGCCAGAAGCCGCCGGAAGGCATCCTACGCTCGACCCGGGCCGCCGCCGCCGGCGGCGTCACCACCATCATCGACATGCCCTATGACGGGGCCGGACCGGTGGTCGATGCCGAGAGTTTTCGCGCCAAGGTCGCGGTCGTCGAAAAGGAGGCGATGGTCGACGTCGGCCTGTTCGGCACCATCCGCAAGGAGAACGGCGTGAAGGACATCCCGGGCATGATCGAGGCCGGGGCCTGCGCCTTCAAGTTCTCGACCTACGAATCCGATCCGAACCGCTTTCCACGCATCAAGCCGATCGACATGCTGGCCGCCTTCCAGGCGCTGGCGCCGACCGGCATCGGCGGCGGCGTGCACAACGAGAACCAGGAAATGGTCGATTTCCTGATCCAGAAGTTGCAGGCCGAGGGCAAAACCGGCCCCGAGGCGCACGGCATGAGCCGTCCGCCCATCGCCGAGGCGCTTGCCATGGCCGAGATCTACGAACTCGGCGCCGAGGCGGGCTCGCGCGTCCATGTGGTGCACTGCTCGATCCCGCGCGGCATCGAGATCACAGAGTCCTACAAGAAGCGCGGTGTCAAAGCGACCGTCGAGGTCTGCGTCCACTACCTGATGCTGGACGAGGATGACGTGAAGCGGGTCGGGGCCTTCGGCAAGATCAATCCGCCGATCCGCTCGCGCGAGATGGTCGAGGCTATGTGGGGCCACGTCGCGGCCGGTCACATCGACTTCGTGTCGACCGACCATTCGCCGTGGCCGGTCGAGGTCAAGAGCAACCCCAACATCTTCAAGAACGCCTCCGGCGCTCCCGGGCTGGAAACCCTGATCCCGGCCCTCTTCACCGGCTGCGAGCAGCACGGCCTGCCGGTCACAACGGTGGCCAAGTTGATCGCCGAGGGGCCAGCCAAGTACTTCCTGCTCTATCCGAAGAAGGGTGTGCTGCGCGAGGGATCGGACGCCGACTTCGCCATCGTCGAGCCCGGACGCTTCAAGTTCGACGCCAGGAACACGGTGACCATCGTCGACTGGAGCCCGTTCGACGGCAAGGAGTTCACCTGCCGCGTCGCCGCCACCTATCTGCGCGGCCGCAAGGTGTGGGACGGCAAGGCCGTGCTGTCGGAGCCGGGTTACGGCAAGTTCCTCCGGCCGCTACGGGGAGCCGATGCCGCCTAG
- a CDS encoding SDR family oxidoreductase translates to MDLELSGKRAVVTASSRGLGLGIAGALAREGADVLLTGRSGDRLAKAAAEITARGNGRAHFVVADLAQADAARTIHAAATTALGGIDIVVNNTGGPPLAAMAETPLTVLRDQFDAMVMRVVELSCLALPAMRQAGWGRILTVASSGVVQPIPNLGLSNTLRSALVGWSKTLSSEVGRDGVTVNVLLPGRIHTERVDEIDAAASKRQGKPVAEIAAASHATIPLGRYGTVEEFAAVAAFLVSGPASYVTGSLIRCDGGMIRSV, encoded by the coding sequence ATGGATCTGGAACTGAGTGGTAAACGCGCGGTAGTGACGGCATCGAGCCGTGGGCTTGGCCTGGGCATCGCCGGGGCACTGGCCCGCGAGGGGGCGGACGTCCTCCTCACTGGACGGTCCGGAGATCGCCTGGCGAAGGCGGCGGCGGAAATTACCGCACGCGGAAACGGCCGGGCGCATTTTGTCGTCGCCGACCTTGCGCAAGCGGATGCGGCCCGGACGATCCATGCCGCCGCCACGACGGCCCTGGGTGGCATCGACATCGTGGTCAACAACACGGGCGGGCCGCCGCTGGCGGCCATGGCCGAGACACCCCTGACCGTTCTGCGCGACCAGTTCGATGCCATGGTCATGCGGGTCGTCGAGCTAAGTTGCCTCGCCCTGCCGGCCATGCGCCAGGCCGGATGGGGGCGGATTTTGACCGTCGCCTCCTCGGGCGTGGTGCAGCCGATTCCGAACCTCGGTCTATCCAACACACTGCGTTCCGCTCTCGTCGGCTGGAGCAAAACCCTTTCGAGCGAGGTCGGCCGCGACGGCGTGACCGTCAACGTCCTGTTGCCGGGCCGCATCCACACCGAACGGGTCGACGAGATCGACGCGGCGGCGTCCAAGCGCCAGGGCAAGCCGGTGGCCGAAATCGCCGCCGCCTCGCACGCGACGATCCCGCTCGGCCGATACGGAACGGTCGAGGAGTTCGCCGCCGTCGCCGCCTTCCTGGTCAGCGGACCGGCGAGCTATGTGACGGGCAGCCTGATCCGCTGCGACGGCGGCATGATCCGCTCGGTATGA
- a CDS encoding TRAP transporter large permease, producing the protein MDFLTGGVLCIGLLLILMAIGVQIGLTFLLGGIIVSVILLGFDSSITLLGQASYHSIASPTWASIPLFILMGAFASNGGLARCAYDGVYALSRRLPGSLLIATSLSCGVFGAVSGSSIATTAIFGKMALPEMNRLGYDKRLSAGCIASAGTFASMIPPSMMMIIYALFTQQSIGKLFAAGVVPGILTAGAYAILIIVMVKRRPHLAPNRKAEEEGAIAISRTREALRLWPVAVIATLVLGGMYSGWFTPTEAAAVGAVCTLGYGWLSRNFTSLGQVTGSMRESASVTAMLFLINIGALFYSRVLAVTRLPTELTMMLQTLDVPPIVILLGVLAIMFFLGMIMVPVGIYALTLPIVFPLLVSLGYDPVWFGVLALKMTEIGSITPPVGLNVFAMKGVIPPEMKISVEDIYRGCFPFILVEVCVLIVLIAFPQISLWLPNLLLG; encoded by the coding sequence ATGGATTTTTTGACGGGTGGCGTTCTGTGTATCGGCCTGCTGTTGATCCTGATGGCGATCGGGGTGCAGATCGGCCTGACCTTCCTTTTGGGCGGCATCATCGTCAGTGTCATTCTTCTGGGCTTTGACAGTTCGATCACGCTGTTGGGCCAAGCGTCCTATCACTCGATCGCCTCGCCGACCTGGGCTTCCATTCCGCTCTTCATCCTGATGGGCGCTTTCGCCTCCAACGGCGGCCTCGCCCGGTGCGCCTATGACGGGGTCTATGCGCTGAGCCGGCGCCTGCCCGGCTCGCTGCTGATTGCCACCAGCCTCAGTTGCGGCGTGTTCGGCGCCGTTTCCGGCTCGTCCATTGCCACCACCGCCATCTTCGGGAAGATGGCGCTGCCCGAAATGAACCGGCTCGGCTACGACAAGCGGCTCTCTGCGGGCTGCATCGCCTCGGCCGGCACCTTCGCCTCGATGATTCCGCCCAGCATGATGATGATCATCTATGCGCTGTTCACTCAGCAGTCGATCGGCAAGCTGTTCGCCGCCGGCGTCGTTCCCGGAATCTTGACCGCCGGCGCCTACGCCATCCTCATCATCGTCATGGTCAAGCGCAGGCCCCATTTGGCACCCAACCGCAAGGCCGAGGAAGAGGGGGCCATTGCGATCAGCCGCACGCGGGAAGCTCTGCGGCTGTGGCCGGTGGCCGTCATCGCCACCCTGGTGCTGGGGGGCATGTATTCCGGCTGGTTCACGCCGACCGAGGCGGCGGCCGTCGGCGCCGTCTGCACCCTGGGATACGGCTGGCTATCCCGGAACTTCACCAGCCTGGGCCAAGTCACCGGCTCCATGCGCGAATCGGCCAGCGTCACCGCCATGCTGTTCCTGATCAACATCGGCGCCCTCTTCTACAGCCGGGTTCTGGCGGTCACGCGGCTGCCCACGGAACTGACGATGATGCTGCAGACTCTGGATGTCCCGCCCATCGTCATTCTGCTGGGCGTGCTGGCCATCATGTTCTTCCTGGGCATGATCATGGTGCCGGTCGGCATCTATGCATTGACGCTGCCGATCGTCTTCCCGCTGCTGGTCAGCCTCGGCTATGACCCTGTCTGGTTCGGCGTCCTGGCGCTGAAGATGACCGAGATCGGTTCCATCACCCCGCCGGTGGGATTGAACGTGTTTGCCATGAAGGGGGTCATACCGCCGGAGATGAAGATCTCGGTGGAAGATATTTACCGGGGCTGTTTCCCGTTTATCCTGGTGGAAGTTTGCGTGTTGATCGTGCTGATCGCGTTCCCTCAGATTTCCCTCTGGCTGCCGAACCTTCTGCTCGGCTAG
- a CDS encoding hydantoinase/carbamoylase family amidase, with translation MRAWRKEELVPGEALARRLFDTLARETADPPGVTRVGFGEGERFAHEQLVKEAAALGFEAAHDAAGNLFLTQPGQDRSGTIYIGSHVDTVPHGGNYDGAAGVIAGLAAQAIFQAAGVKPPFDITVLALRAEESCWFPHSYIGSKTALGIFDGKLLDVLKRSDTGRTLADHMHEGGFDPEAVRRGESLIERKRAVAYIEPHIEQAPVLEIEKLPVGIVTGIRGSFRYRTAKCIGAYAHSGAMPREYRKDAAAATGELILRMDELWADLLTAGRDLTVTFGEVMTNPLQHGFSKVAGETHICLDVRSQDKQTLETVRGRLHAIADDITARRQVRFEWGELTGSTPAVMSRPLQDMMAAAANQAGVPFKVMASGAGHDAATFALEGIPTAMIFIRNQNGSHNPDEAMDMADFDQALSVLVHMLSMPASTWRG, from the coding sequence ATGCGGGCGTGGCGCAAGGAAGAGTTGGTCCCCGGCGAGGCGCTGGCCCGCCGGCTGTTCGACACCCTGGCCCGCGAGACCGCCGATCCGCCGGGCGTCACCCGGGTCGGCTTCGGCGAGGGCGAGCGCTTTGCCCACGAGCAGCTGGTCAAGGAGGCTGCGGCGCTGGGTTTCGAGGCGGCGCACGACGCCGCCGGCAACCTGTTCCTCACCCAACCCGGCCAGGATCGGTCGGGGACCATCTACATCGGCTCGCACGTCGATACCGTGCCGCACGGCGGCAACTACGACGGGGCGGCCGGCGTCATCGCCGGCCTTGCCGCCCAGGCCATTTTCCAGGCGGCCGGCGTCAAGCCGCCTTTCGACATCACCGTGTTGGCACTGCGGGCCGAGGAAAGCTGCTGGTTCCCGCACAGCTATATCGGCAGCAAGACGGCGCTGGGCATCTTCGACGGCAAACTGCTCGACGTGCTCAAGCGCAGCGATACCGGCCGGACGCTGGCCGACCACATGCACGAGGGCGGCTTCGATCCCGAGGCGGTGCGCCGCGGCGAATCGCTAATCGAGCGCAAGCGGGCCGTCGCTTACATCGAGCCGCACATCGAGCAGGCGCCGGTGCTGGAGATCGAGAAGCTGCCGGTCGGCATCGTCACCGGTATCCGCGGCAGCTTCCGCTATCGCACCGCCAAGTGCATCGGCGCCTATGCCCATTCCGGCGCCATGCCCCGCGAGTACCGCAAGGACGCGGCGGCGGCGACCGGCGAGCTGATCCTGCGCATGGACGAGTTGTGGGCCGATCTGCTGACGGCGGGTCGTGATCTCACGGTCACCTTCGGTGAGGTCATGACCAACCCGCTGCAGCATGGTTTTTCCAAGGTGGCCGGCGAGACCCACATCTGCCTCGACGTGCGCAGCCAGGACAAACAAACGCTCGAAACCGTGCGCGGAAGGCTGCACGCCATTGCCGACGATATCACAGCGCGCCGCCAAGTCCGCTTCGAGTGGGGCGAACTGACCGGCAGCACGCCGGCCGTGATGTCACGGCCGCTTCAGGACATGATGGCGGCGGCGGCCAACCAGGCCGGCGTTCCATTCAAGGTCATGGCGAGCGGCGCCGGCCACGACGCCGCCACCTTCGCGCTCGAAGGCATTCCCACGGCGATGATCTTCATCCGCAACCAGAACGGCAGCCACAATCCGGACGAGGCCATGGACATGGCCGACTTCGACCAGGCGCTCTCCGTGCTGGTGCACATGCTCTCGATGCCCGCCTCGACCTGGCGCGGCTGA